From the genome of Rhododendron vialii isolate Sample 1 chromosome 10a, ASM3025357v1:
ATATGGTCTCGATTAGGTACACACCACGATTAGCTAATCCTGGAGACGCAATCGTCTCATCAGCTGAACTTTTTCTAGACACCCTATCCATAATTAGTCCCCTTCCCAATTACTCAATTATCCATCGGCATTGAAAGGAACTTTCAAGGGCAAGCAAAtaatttatcaatttttttcatcataCCAATTTTTATCCACTCATACAAACTACTAACCAGACCGAGTATAAAATAATTCCCCTTCTTAACTAATCTTCCTTTTATTCGATTGgcgaagaaaattttcattcatcacaagggaaaaaatcaagaaaaaaagaaattggtacaactagaaaacaaaagaattaaGAGAATCTCGGAGATTGCACAGTACCCTCCTACTGCTGCTAATTCTCAACCTACATCACAGCCCCATGaggatattttttaaaagaaaaaggaaaggaaaaaaaagggcttTATCTTATCCCCTTCTTGATTACTCTACCAAAAGTAGTCTGGCTAGTAAACGGCTCTACCTTCCGCTCTTCTTATCCGTGTTTTTCGGGGCTAAAGGGGCTTTTTAGCCCGTTTGGGAAACTCACCCTAAAGTTTCTATATCGTATGAGAGCAGGGCCAAAGCATGAGATTTGCGAAAGTCGATATGGGggattctttttcaaagatgtCAAAAGAGCAGGAAGAAAGGGATAATAACCATCAACCGGAAGCAATGCACAAATAGGAGTAGAGCTTGTCTCAGCTTTCATTCCATTTTTCAATAGAGAAATAATCTACACACTTGGATGACAGACCCAAAAAGATACTACCGGCCAGAAGTTAGGGGATGTTGCATTGGAAATTCCATTTACAATCCGACAATCTCCCAAAATATGGAATGCACAATATTTAAAGAATGTGGTATCAGAAATGTCAATATTAGCTTCAACTTAGAAGGGAGGGGAAAGAGAACAGAGCGATTAAGAGACAATCGGGATCACTTGATCCCACTTTATTTGATTTCTCAATAAGAAATGTTATATTTTGCACCCAATATTTTCTATTTGTCCCGAACTGATACAGTTCTAGTTTTTGACCCCACATCAAAATTGACTCTACCCCTAACCAAACAACTACTTAGACTCATACTTTAGaaagtttttccaaattggGGAAGGAGAACACTTTGCATAATCTGTTGGAGAAATCAAGGGCTGATAAACAAATCAAACGAGTAGAACATTTTACAAGCTTGCAAACTTACAGGGCGAACTAACTTTAAGCAAAGCTTTAATCAAGCTGGGCAAGAATCGAGTTCTAGTAACTTGAATATTTTAAACATCATAAGTCGAACGACACCAACATTTGAAAGCTTAATtaacaaactttaaaaaaaatggtcaagcttagttatttatatttttaaaaaaaagctaTCTCAAAcgaattttcaaagaaaaaaacaagttcaaattCGAGCTGTttcattcgttaatcatctctGTAGAAGTCATTCAAATTCATGGAGGCATATAAGTAAGAACTAAATGTTCCAACAATTAGCTATATAAATAATACCTCTTTGAATCTAATTATGTTGGGGTGCTTCAAGGATCTGTGGTTCATGATCTCCCTTTGCACATGCTCATCAATCTGACCACTCCAAAAAAAAGCAACAATAAAATCCATAGCAGGCCATGCATTTGTATTTTTGAAGATCAGAGAGAGAAGCCCAAGGGGTATCGTAATGGTTAATTGACTTGTCTCGGGGCTTATCATCCCAAGGTCGTAGGGTCACTTCCCATCAACGGCGGTTTGTCCTTGGGGTCGCCTCACCTCACGCAAACGTGTGGAAAGGGCGGTTGGAGGGTTTGGAGAGCTTATTCCAGTTTATTCGTTACTCttcatcacacacacacacacaaaaaaactggggagagagagagagagagagagagagagagagagagagagagagagagagagagagagtagaagtAGACCTTGTTGCCTCTCTCAATGAACTTGACAGCGTAGAGCTCACCAGTCCACTTGTCTCTAACAAGCTTGGCCACTCCAAAATTCCCAGACCCTATGTCTCTTACAATCTCGTAcctttccatttttccaacTCCTTCTATTTGCAAACCAACTAAATTAAGAAGTCAACATTTATAGaccaaatcctctctctctctctctctctctctctctctctctctctaagtagAGTTCTATTGCTTTCCTGCAAATAGCTGTAACCCAGTAGAGGCTCCTGATTGATTAGGCCAACTTGGCCAAGTGTGAGCTTTCCAATTCTCTCTGTTGCAAGCCCAAAAAAACAATGCTAATATTCGCAGTTGAGAGAGATGGGGGAGACGGAGAGGAGAGGACACGTGGTGTGATTTTAGAGGCTAAGATCTAAAAGCATAGCCGACCAAAGTTGCCACCAAAGTAGAGCCTCGTAGCCAGACCAGCAACGTCGATGCAATGGTGCAAAGTCATGGTAGAGAGTCATTTGcagtgctttttttttttccaataatttCCTTTACATCTCATTTTCAACTTGTacaggagggagggagggatttggagagggagagagagagagtaacaatGACATGCTGTACAATTCCCGCACTTCAAAAGCGTGAAGCTGTGGACAAATTTCCCAAAGACAACTTACTGGGATTTTGGGAGTAAAACCTTTTGCACTAGATggggtaaaacattttacaacaagaaatattttactTGGTGTTATCCAGCTAAACACCGCAAAgtggataaaatatttttgaggaaaatattttacttcgAAATAAACGGAACCTTAgagttaattatttttaaaatttctagaTTGTAGAATGTAGACTACAGGTTTTTAGATTATAATCAGAGTATGTAAAAGTGTTTATGTGCAAAATAGATTTAATTTGCTGAAGAATTTTGCATGTAACAGTATAATTAGCATTGACAAAGTTCATTCGAACGATATTTTTGAATTCTGCTCATAGTTCATTGTGTAATATACATTTTGACAGATTGTGTTTTGTACATAATGTTAGCTCCTAAACAATCATAATTTTGTGTGCAAAAGTATATATTCCGCGACTTTTTCACGTTATATGAGGCCTCAGGTCACCGTACCCGTTTGTCTTATTTATGTTTTCATGCACAGTTTTGTGCAATTCCGCGAGTGTAATAATTGTACGAAAACAAAAGTACAAAGACATTTTCGGTACACGTAAATTCAAAACTCAGGGTATGAGGATGGAAATCCATGGAATTGGCGTGGACCGCTGAGGGTGAGGGCGGATCCTGGGCCGGGGCTATCTGATGGTGTGTCCCGCTTGTGCATCGAACAACGACGAAGGTACGAAGTTTCGTTGTGACCGAAACGATTATTAACGTCAAAAAAAACAAGGACAGAGTGGCGGTGGTGTGGGCTCTTTCTGAATTTAATGCGATCCTGTCATTTTGCCCTCTTTTTTCAAGCGGAGTGTAGATAGAGAACATCAATCCTGGTCCAGTAAGACTCGGGTTTTTTCTCCAACATGTCAGCCTACTCGTTGCTTATGGTCCCGTTTGAAAACAGTGATAGATGGTTgggatttgtaaaaaaatgaaattataattgggattggtaatgaaaAGGGATTAATAAAGAGATAGGATTGGTGATGAGTATGTTTATTTGAGAcgagattagatgatgagattattaatagggaaatgatattggcactccaaaaattgatgcaggcactccaaaatcagtgtaattccaaagccattttcttttgtttttggagtgcctgcatcaatttttggagtgccaatatcatttccctattaatatcatgtttgtttcacatgCAATAAGATTGGACTAATAGTATACATTTCAGTTTTTGCCCTCCACAAAGGATACGATTGGTAGGGAGATGAGATTGGTGAAGGCTATTTTCGTATTTGTGTGTTAGCAAAGAGGGGATTGGATATATTGTTAATACCAAGTGGGTGAGACCCTTTTTAATCCCTCTAATACCCACCTTGTTAGTCCTAAGGACTAATAATCCCAATCCATTTGGGATTACCAAACACAGTATTAATAATTCCTTAGAGTATTAATAATCCCTTGGGATTGGTAATCCAATCTCAACCCCTATCAAACGGGCCCTAAGAGTCATTGCAGTACGACTCCTCTTACCGAAAGGAGTTGGGTTTGGAGGATTCAAGCCCACCCGCGCTTCGTTTTCTTTATCTGGCTTGCTCTTCAAGATGGAATTGagatctgacggctcggaggtACGGAGCACAATACTGTACACCTTACTGCACATCACCAACCCGAAATCCAAAATAGACTAGTAGCAACAGAAATCTTTCCCATAGTATTTCTAATAACGATCTTTGTCAAGCTAGCTGTCCGGCTCAGGAATGGATTGCTCATGTGTTGCATGCGTGATTGTGACTCTGTGCAACAATTGTGGTGTGAtattggggtcccttactctgTTAGGGGTTCCTTCCTTCTCCCCACATGGTATAGTTAGTGGGAGTTAACGGGGTGTATTAGATTAGCACAGGAGGGTGTGGAgactatccatagccctgaccCCAAACCGTTCACGGAGGGGCTCGAACCTCCGCTATAACGAccagctccatctttgtacaatattgtccgctttggacgcccaaagcccatagacttcctagtaggtcacccatccctagACTATCCCaagatgagcacgcttaaccaTGAAATTCCTATGCGCTTTGacccgccctcacggctttaaaaggcttTGTACAAGTAGAagggatcttttcttataaaccatgattTGCTCCCTCCTGTCCGGACATCATGCAGTACCGCTGGCCACCGAAAAGCGAGATGTCACATCCGCCTTCTAAAGGAAGAGAGGAGTAGGCAACCAACTGCACTAGGCAGTGGTTCCTCCTTTTGAGTGTTGGGTCCAAGTGAATTGTGTTTCAAAAATTTTGCATCCTTGTGGTGTCCCTTGGCATGTTAATTTTCCCATGGCCCTTCGTTCTGTTTGGCTTTCCAGAAATTGGACAACTCAAATCCCGACATCTCGGTTACGACCAGAAATGCTATTAATTTAGCCCTTGAATGGGCTCTTGCTTGAGACTGTGATTCTAGAAACCGGGGCAAATGGACCGTTTTAGTGGGATGGAATCCTCCCCTAGCTGGATCTTTTAAACTCAATTCTGATGGATCCTTCAATGCGAGTTTGAGATCTGGTGTAGCAGGTGGTCTCATACGAGACAGTCACGATGATTGGATCATGGATTTTCAAAGGAAAATCGTTGTAGCTTCTTCTAGTACTACAGTGGAATGTTGGGCACTCCAAGATGGATTGCAACTTGCTTTGGAGCGTAATTTGCAGGGCATTTTTTGTGAAAACGAATTCTATAACTTTGGTGCACCTTCTCAAAGAGAAAGAGTTGGGTACCCATGAGTTAAGTAATATTCTAACTGATTGTATGTTGTTGCTGGACCGGCTTAAAGCAGAAGTTTTTCACTTGTTTCGGGAGGCCAATTGAATTGCAGATGTAGTTGCTAAAGTTAATCTTAGTAGTAATGAGATGATAATAGCCTTGTTGTATTTTCAGTCTATTCCTAACTATATTGAACAGTTTCTCTTAGACAATGTACGTGGTGTTAAGCGACCCAGGACTCTGCATTAATTTCTGTTTTATCTATGCAAATTTAATACGTAGTAAAAAGGgagacttaaatattcatcctcagaCTTCATCCCacgtaagaattcatcccggtcattttgaacagttatatTTCCATCCTTTCATATGGTGAATTACctatcttacccttttaataatatattcatatatgttttattaaattgacatcctaatttagtgggattcaaccattttttaatttagtaggATTCATccatttcctaatttagtgggattcaaTCTCAATAATTACGGGAGATAATTATGAAAGATGATTTCAAAGCTTAAAAAGATTagtaataaccaaatttcaccgaTTTTCATTCGaaaatcatatttattttttcatttataccaCGTATTATCATGAAACCTTTTGGAATATGGTGGATTgaccatatttttattttttgcaaaattatcaTAAATACTCCTagtaaaaaaggaagagaatatCAATCCCATTAGGTACGGACTTGGGATACTTTTTGTACCAATTGGGTGTGTAGAGATCACTTCAAGTTCTACATAAATTATTTGAGGTGTTCATTTCGTAAAGAATAATGTTTAAACTTCTATGAGAGAAATCAGCTCACTTCAAATTCTACACAAATAACATCTCGAATCATTGTGTGAGAGCTCATACAAGGATCGGTACATTTTACGTTCACACCCATTATAACCCATACAATTATTGATAGAATCTACCCTTGGAGTTCGTTTGTTTCACGAACTAAATAGTGAAGGAATATATAATTTAACCAAGTATACATAGTTCAGTCGAATTTATGGTAATCGATGAATACTACTACCAAACATCCTCTGGAGTCTGGACACTGTATATACTACATGATAATGTTTAAATTTGGTCCAACAAATCCAAGTTCAAGGCCCATGCAAGGTTGGTGCCTTTAAAAACCCTCCGACGATTAAGTCGGTACCAATCGAAAAGAAATTAGGATTTTCTCAAaggaagaaattaaaataagttaCCTACACTGCAATCTTCGTTACCCTTTTATACGTGAGCTCAGCCTCACATCAATATAGGTCATCTGTGGTCCCAACCGCCATGTGTCGTCCCCTGCACTGGCAGAGGTTTATAGGGGTCTGGGGCGATCCCAGCCCCTCCCGacattttaaatatttaactAATATTACATGTAATGTGgttattatttatataattaGTATAGCAATCTCTAAAATtatgaataattttgatttgatctagCCAAAAATTAAAGTTATTTTACATTGTCAGGTACAAATTTTTTCATAGTTGAAAATAATCACCTATGTGCGTTGCAATTGTCAACAATAATACAAAAGAtatgccgatcaaaaaaaaataatgcaaaagaTATTATATCCGGTATATTAATGCATCACAAAGCTACACCATATATTAGTACATTTTTGCATGGAAATACACTTCTTTTTATGTTGCCCCCCTCTGGCCAAAATTTTCGCTCCGCCACTGATCCCCGGGTGCAGAAATCTAACAGAGTGTGTGGAAGTGGTATATGGAGATCCCTTTTCGTTTGGGGACAAATAAGTTGGATCATGGGTCCATGGAGTCAAAAACCAGGTTAGGGGTCCACGAAGTGGTCTCCACCCCAAAACATGAGGGGTGAAGAAATCTCGGAAGTGGCCTGGACCACCCCTGCTCTGGTCCAAGTCTGTCTCGACCTCACCAATTTTGGGTACATCTGTACTGATATAAATGTGCTTCAACTCCGGTGCCCTCCCACAGAAATCAGTGACACAAACACCATTGTTTTTATATAGCTCCTGTGTTCGGATCAGCTTACGCGCATTTGGACTAATTCTGAGGGTCCAATTCCACCGCCCGTTTGCGGGAAGCCCAATTAAAACCAAAGCAAATTGCTCCGTATGGACTAgccccaaaagagttgatagcacatGTGAGATTTCGAACCTGATATCTCAAGAGGAAGCAAACCCCTAAGCTTCGGGCGTCGCCACCAAGCCAACCccttcgatttttttttttgccagacAATAGGATGTTCATGTTAGTACTTGTTAGATTACTACGAAGGCTAACCTTTTATCTATAGGagtcaaaccctaaaccccactATCCTAAAAAACGCTATACAACCGCCAAACCCCAGGTCTAACCTTTTCGATTCACAAACACCATTAAAGGCTTAAAGGGTATGGTTGGGAACCAATTCCACCAAATTTTAGGCAGATAGTACATAATTTGAGTGGGCATGGAAAATGTTTCCCTCCAAGTTAGGCTTATtgatttttcgtctttattcaaaaaaaattggatttcggtcaaaaaattttaatttttagattcctcttgtcgtgaggatataataatccctaaaaaattgacaataagccaagtaatacggaaaaaatttgaataaaaacaaaaaaataaagcactttaacttatttgtccaaacacccCGAAATCTATCGTTGTTTCCACCTAATTATGTTCTTTCCAAAGGAGAAATGGGACCCACAGCGTTTCAGCCTTCTGGCCACAACTTCGACACTTTTTCCATTGTGAACTAGCCGTAGCTTGGGTTAGCTTGGGTGCGTTTGGTAACAATAACATTCTTTTAGTTTCCATTAAAGCGTCGGTTCGTGTCAAATCCCAGGACTCAATCTTGGACAAGCCGTGGAAACTACCAAGGTGGAGTATTGTAGGGGCCCCGATGAATTATTATTCGTCaatctgaatcttttccaaaaTTCCGGTTGAATACATCGATGCTTTCCTTCGTGCCCTTTTCCTTGTGACTGGCAGAAAGGTCAGGCTTGCATCCACTCATTCAATTTTTAGTTTATGtacttgaaatttttaaaagcaaTTTGAGAACGCGTGTTTGGCAAAATACATGGTTTAGCATAAACGTTAATGTACGTTCGTAGAATTCCTTGTTTTATTTTgaacatgttttttgttttaattctataatataatAAGTAAACATGATTCTATTATCAGTTTATTAAACTCAAAAACTGAGAAACTGAAAACGCTATCAAATGAATtagtttttctgtttttattttttcttgatttcgTGTACTTATTAACATATAGTGTATGAATGTTCTGTTCTTCTGTTGaaatctttttaataaattctgAGCTGGcgtgaaaaaaaatcaataaaatttcaaaaacgaGGTCGAGGatcgaaggattttttttggtaagtaacaAGGAGGATCGAGGATAGAAGTTTGTTCTAGGTTTGGCCTGGTCATCGTAAAAGCTCTACAAAACGAGCCCATGCTAACCCAAACATAAATATTTCATCCACTAAGAATCTCTATAATTAACCGGATAAACATTGTTTACCTTGAAAATGTCTGTGTTTCTGAAACTGAAAATTCTCATCGCGCATCAGGACGAAGCGAAAATTCAGTAGAAATCCCGAATTGTATAGTTTCTTCGTACATGTGACTAAACGAACAATGGTCTGTTCAATGCTTCACAAGGAAGTTGGATCAAAATGCTTCGGAAGCGCCAAATAATTACACGGGTGATTACGCCCGTATAAATGTTAACCATACACCGAATATTTGACCATCTAAGATATACATAGTCCAGTTCTATACTCATGTCAGGTCGAATGAATGTGCCCTACGAGAACTTTGACGCTTGGTATCGACAATGAGATTGCATTAAGCCAAGGGGATTCTCAATACTAATGACAGAAAACCATATTAAActtacaaagaaaataaaaatcatagGAAAAATAGGATTCCATCACTTCTCAACTCTGTTTTTTCGTGACCAAATTAAATTTACCAGTTTTCAGAATTTGCAGCAAAAACATGTAAGCAGCCATTTGAAAACTGCACTAACAACTCTTCTTTTCGACGGTAAAGgatgtccgggccagcttactCGCACATTGACTATTTCCCTCCCCCGATTCGGTCAAAGACAGGCCATCCACGCCAGAACTAAACAAGAGATTTCTCTCTTGCTGCCTGGTCCCAACAGCTCATCTCTGTTGCCACTCAAACTTCTTTATTTCAGTAACAAAGTTCACTTGAGAAAAACACTAGATAAAACAAGATCTTCCAAATTTGTTTGCCTTCAATATAATTCATCAGTGTTTTCAGTAAATTCtgtatttcttaaaaaatgacATGTCTACTCAATCGATCTAAGTAAAAGGTGCTTTCATTCAGATGCACCAGGTTCCATAAGTCACAAAACTACATGAATAAAGAAGTTGCAAGTAACAGAACAAAAAgggtacttatttttcattgcTCAATGGATGGTTCCTTTCTTAGTGAACTCTTCCTCTTCACAAGATCGCCGAATCTCCGCAACAACTGCCTACTTTTCCTCTGCGGATTCCTCTCGTCTTCGCAGGAAGACGAACATTCTAGATAGTCCGTATCCTCCGAATTTATCGACTTCCCATCGTCTGTCAACGAAGAAGGCACCCTTCTGTGAAGAGGCGTTTGAGGCTCCGACTTTGGCGAATCCACCGTATCGAATATCGATCCCTTGAGTGCCTCGGCTTTTATCGGATCCTCATCTAAAACCTCCTCATTCACATCTTCGTACCCGTTCGGGATATTCAGCTCACTTAGGTCGAAACTGAAGGCTCTGCCGGTTCTGCCGTGTTTTTTCCTATCTTCTCCTTCCTCGGTCTTCGATTTTGCAGACTTGACTCTCCCGTTCTGACCCTTTCCGTCGGATTTTAACTCCTTTATCGAGGCTACGGAAAGCAACCGCTTCAGTGCCTTGATGCTCTCGCTGGCCGCAGCTTCATTGATCCGAAGTCGTTCGTTTTCCCGGGTTAGAAATTCCAGAGTCTCGTCCTTTTCAGCATTGGAATCCTTGAGCTGGGAATTTTCCTCCCTGGCAATACTTGCAGCTTCTTTCGCAACGCTGGCTTCATTCAAGGCCTGCTTAAGAATGTCTCTCAGCTTGCAATTTTCCTCCCGGGAAATCCTAGTCGTGTTTCCAGTCGATTTTAAGGACTCAATCAATCTAGCATTCTCTTGCTGGGCAAGATCCCTCTCTTCTTCAGCTCTTTTGATGCACTCAACAAACCCTATTTCCTTATCATTCCATGCCAAGAGCGATTCCTCCGCCTCTAATCTGAGCCTTTCAACCGTGTTTTTGAACCGTTCTTTTTCTGTAATCTCTTCCTCCAATAGTTTCTTATACCTATCCTCGATGCCCTTCTCAACTCCCCTCAATTCTTCCGCCTCCTGTTTTACGTGCTGTAGCTCCAATTCGGTTCGGTTAAGTTTCTCCTTCGCCTGGTTGGCTTCCGTCGCAACTTCTGTCAAAGCTAATGCTAGATCATCCATGGCTTTTCTGCTCTTCTCTTCCGCCGCCAAAGCAAAATTCGTTTCATTTTTTAGCACGTTCATTTCTGCAACCAAATTCTTAGCCTTTAACAAGGCAGCTTTCTCCCCCCCTTGGGCTCGCGCCAAATTTTCTTTCGCTAACTCAAGCTCGGACCTTAGACTTTCAACCGATTCTCTCAACGAATCTACTTCTTCTTGATTGCAAGCTCCAGCTTCCATCTTCTCTATCCTCTCACGAAGAGGAGCAACTTCGAGCTTGGATTCCTCCAGTTGAGTCTTGGTCTTCTCGAGTTTTTTCGTTTGCGAAACCAATCTAGCGTACATCTTAGTTTCCGATACTTTCCCTCTCTCGAAATCATCCTCGAGTTCCTCAATCCTCCTCTTGCTATCGGACAACAATCTCATCGCTTGGGCCTCAGAGGCTTTCGCTTTGCTCAATTCCTCCTTCAACCTACCAAAGGACGCATCTCTCTCCGTCAATTTCACCTCAAATTCTTTGGCCTTTTCGAGTTCTACTTTCAACAAGTCTATGTTCCTGTCCCTCATTTTCAATTCCTTTCTCGAATTGGATAGCTCCTCACTCAGCGTCTTGTTAGACTCGCTAGCCAGAAGTTTCATATCGCTTAGCTCTCTCAAtgctttctctctttcttcctccgCCACCACCAATTTATTCGTCGTCAACTTCAGCTCCCCCTCAAGCTGCTCACCCATTTGTCGCTGCATCGTCGAGTTTCTACCAATTCCAATTCTCTACATCAAATTTGCACAAAACCAATCATCAGTCTCAACCCATAAGTTCAAAACTTTGTTTCTGCATCTGATTGCGATATCCCAACATCAAAACCAACCcataagttcaaaaaaaatgttgatttcgaaaaaaacaagttcaacaaGTGTTTGCATATCTCATTGTAGAAAACACATCATCAATCCCAACCCAgaagttcaaaattttgtttctgCATCGATTGCAATATCGCATCGGCAATACCAACCCATAAGTTGAAAAACCCCATAATCAATTCCAACGGATtagttcaaaattttgttcCTACATCAAGTTGCAAATTTGCAACATCGATCCCATCAATAAAACCAAGCCATATgttcaaaaaatgaacaatgTTAGGGTATACACACCAGTAAAATAGGGTGTACGGTATGTACTTTTGTATTTTGAGTTACGAAAATTTGTATCCCACTACAAAATCACGCTTTTGAACaccaaaatatttgaatattGGACTACAAGAATTTGTAAAAAACaccataaaaattcaaaaaaaaactcatgagTTTTGTGCCATTATTTTTTTACCTTGCGGACTTTTTGAACCACAAAATTAATAGATTagaccacaaaaattcatacatTGGAGCGCAAAAGCCGTAAAAGCACCACAAAAGTTCATAAGAATTTGACCACAAAATCTCATAACACGAACCACATAAATTCATAAAATGAGCCACAATGGTaaagtcaaaaaattatgattcaATATCAAATTGCACAAAACCCATCATCTATCCTAGCCCAAAAGTTCaaaaacttgtttctacaacaTCAAATTGCGCAAAAGCTAGCATCAATTCCAACTCATAAATTCAATTCAATCCAAAAATTTATACACCACAAACACAAACTATAACTTAAATAGATATCTATATCTATAGATAGTCTACTATACTATCTACCTATAACTATTATAAAGGATCACTCTTTTCAGTGTGAACGTCAGTTTTGAGGCTGGCTCACATTTCAGTTTTCTAAATTTAAAGAAACTgccaagaaggagaagaagaaaaactaccACCCAAattttctttctcctctctttcctaCTTTCGTGTCTAAAATTTCATCAGAGATCAATCGACGATTTCTCACTTTCCTTCTTTATGTAAAACGATTCGCACAAGCCTGAGCATCTAGTTTATACATACGTATACGTACCTCGGACAAATCAGAGAACCTGAAGGAGGGCCTTTCCACTGGCTTGAGGGCTTTTTTATCAATCTGCGATACCAGAGGGTCACCCCTGCATAACTTCGTAGCAGAGAAGGTCCTGGAGATAACCGAATATCGATTCTTTTTCACAAAATCCGAAGACCCAGATCTACAAACAACGTTAAATCACGCAAAATCAATtcagaaaactcaagaaaacaAAGTTGATTGAATTTGATGATGGTTGCTATTAGATACCCAGGGAAAAAAAAGTCTACGTTAAGTAAATGAATGAATCTAATAAGACGAAGGAATCTAAAAATAGCAATGGATTAGAGAGACCAGAGA
Proteins encoded in this window:
- the LOC131302360 gene encoding putative WEB family protein At1g65010, chloroplastic, which produces MFHSKSRSGSSDFVKKNRYSVISRTFSATKLCRGDPLVSQIDKKALKPVERPSFRFSDLSERIGIGRNSTMQRQMGEQLEGELKLTTNKLVVAEEEREKALRELSDMKLLASESNKTLSEELSNSRKELKMRDRNIDLLKVELEKAKEFEVKLTERDASFGRLKEELSKAKASEAQAMRLLSDSKRRIEELEDDFERGKVSETKMYARLVSQTKKLEKTKTQLEESKLEVAPLRERIEKMEAGACNQEEVDSLRESVESLRSELELAKENLARAQGGEKAALLKAKNLVAEMNVLKNETNFALAAEEKSRKAMDDLALALTEVATEANQAKEKLNRTELELQHVKQEAEELRGVEKGIEDRYKKLLEEEITEKERFKNTVERLRLEAEESLLAWNDKEIGFVECIKRAEEERDLAQQENARLIESLKSTGNTTRISREENCKLRDILKQALNEASVAKEAASIAREENSQLKDSNAEKDETLEFLTRENERLRINEAAASESIKALKRLLSVASIKELKSDGKGQNGRVKSAKSKTEEGEDRKKHGRTGRAFSFDLSELNIPNGYEDVNEEVLDEDPIKAEALKGSIFDTVDSPKSEPQTPLHRRVPSSLTDDGKSINSEDTDYLECSSSCEDERNPQRKSRQLLRRFGDLVKRKSSLRKEPSIEQ